The window ACTGGGAGCATGCGTGCGGCCCTGCTGAAGGTCCTGGCTCCGATGGCCGGCTTGGCGATGGTGACGATGCCGGGCGTCGTCACTCCCGTCGTCACCCCGAACCAGACGCAGTGCGTCGGCGGGGCCTGTGACCTCTGCCCGGCCGTCGCCACCGTCGCGGCGGCGGCCGGGGCCGAGCTCTACTGCATCGCCTAGCCCCCGGACACCGCCGGGATCACGAGCACCTCGACTCCGGGCGGGATCTCGGTGGCGAGCCCACCGGCGTCGCGGACGTTCGTCTCGTGCACGAACACGTTCACGTGCTGGCGCAGGACGCCGCGTTCGTCGCGGATCCGCCGTTCC of the Sporichthya polymorpha DSM 43042 genome contains:
- a CDS encoding ubiquitin-like small modifier protein 1, which translates into the protein MIEVPVRLPAILREFAGGQAVLHVPLDGAVTVGALLDRLAAERPALERRIRDERGVLRQHVNVFVHETNVRDAGGLATEIPPGVEVLVIPAVSGG